In the genome of Acidobacteriota bacterium, the window GTCTCTCCGAAGACATGCTGAAGGGCTGGCTGTAGTTTCTCGCTCTAACGTTAAAGTCCGAAACGGCGCGGGGAAACCCGCGCCGTTTTCTTTTCCGCGTCCTGATAAGATCGCTTCGCGATGCAGCCCCCCGCGGACTCCACCTCGATTGACCGTAGCCTGCGACTCTTCGGGCTCGGAGTGGTTTGCGTGTTGATCGGGATCGGAGCAATCGGGCTCGCCGTCATCGTCGCGGTTCCGATGTTCCAGGGGGACGGGGCTGCCACCGTCGGCTCCGGTCAGGCGGCAGGGATGGGTGCCTCCCTCTACGCAGGGGTCGGCATCGGGCTGATCGTGTTGGGCATCGGGTCGATTCGGCTGCGGCGATGGGTTCCACCAGTCATGAGGACCGTCGCCTGGACCTGGTTACTGACCGGGATTGTTGCGCTCGTGCTGACGGCAATGCTCCTGGATGATCTGCTCGCCATCGCGTCATCCCAGATCGAACAGGACATCGAACAGGCCGCAGATCTTGCCCGTAAGTTCGTGCTGCTGATCGTCGCCGCATTCGGTGTCGTCGTTCCAGGAATCCTGGCCTGGGGATATCACGGGGCCGATGTGCGAGCGACGGTACGAAGACACGACACCCGGCCATCGTGGACCGATCGCTGTCCGGAGAGGATACTGCCACTGGCGATCGGGTGGTTCCTTCTGGCGGTCGTTAGTATCCCCACGCTCGGGCGACCCGCCGTTCCGTGGTTCGGACGCTATCTCGCCACGAATGCCGGTCGCGGTGTGACGCTGGCCGGAATCGTCGTCGCCGTCGCCCTGGCTGTTCTCTGCTATCGGCAAAAGCCGCTGGGATGGTGGGGTTCGCAGTTGACCCTTCTACTCGCGGGCGTCTCGACTCTGTGGACCATCGTGGCTCGCCCAGTCTCCGAGATGTACAAGGCGCTGGGTTACCCGGAGAGCGTCATCCCGATCCTGTCGGGATCTCATGCGACGACCCAGGGGCTGGCCGTCGCGACGGTGGCCCTGACCGTCGCGGGCGTTGGCTACCTCTGGTGGATCCGCAAAGCCTTCAGACCCCATTCAGACGTATCCCCCGTCCTGCATCAGTAGGTCCTCGAGGATTCGTTCGACCGTCGGGTCTTCGCGGGAGAGTGTCACCCGTCGAACCCGCACTCGCGGCTGGAGTTCCGGAAGATAGACCCGGTCGATATGAACGACCTTGTCGGGCGCGGAGAAACTCTCCACACCCGTCGCCCCACCGAAATGGTCACTACGACCAAGCGCGAGATGCAGCCCCAGTTTCTCATCGAGGAGAATCTCCCCGATGGGTTGGATCCCGTAGTCCCCGAGAACCCCAAGACCGAGCTCTGCGAGATTACGGTAACCCGGTTCGGCATCGAGATGACGCCTCTCGGCTGCGGCCACGGGTCCGTCACCGACGACCTCGACGACCTGATTGCGTTCGAAACGGTAGTAGATCAACTCACCGTCGAGCTCCAGAGGCATCGTTCCGGTCGTTCGAGAACAATCGCCGTCACGCTCTCCTTCGTAAGGCACGATATACGTCTCGCCGGATGGAAGATTGCCCGCGATCCCCGCCTGGACCAGACGCCCGCTGCTCGATGTCGCTTCACGGTGCCGAAGATCGAGACACAGGGTGTGATGAGTGCCTTCGACCTCGAAGATCAATTCAGCGGCATCGGCGACATCCAACCGAGCCTTGAGCGCTGCGCATCGTTGATCGATCTCGACGAAGTCCAGACGCAGCGCCGGGATCATGGCTTCACTGAATCCCGGCATCGTTGCCGCGCGAAACCCGAAACGACGTGCCGCCAACTTCATCGGTGCAGTCGCCGAAAACTCGGTCATGGCAATGAAAAGGGAGTGTGTCTTGAAAATCGTCTCGAACGACTCGCTCGGTCCGTCTTGTCCCTCTGAATCCGATCGGCGGGCGCTCTCCGGAAGATCCGCGTTGTTGCCGCGGACGTTCGGGAAACGAAATAGCGATACCGGCCCGAGTGACCGCTCCCGGGCCACCACCTTCAATTCGCGGTGCCATTCATCGGCCAGCTCTCGTCGTCGCCTCCACGCGGGATGGTCGGGTCTCGCCTCATCCGGCAGGTCCACCAGTAGCGCGATGCCATGATCTGATTCTTGCGGTGCAAACACCGTGTCTAGCAGGCGTCCCAGTTCAGCGGAATTCACGTCAACCCTCCTCCTCGCCGTGCGTTCGCAGCACCGTCGCGTGCCGGTTTGGGAGTATAATCGCATAAACGTCGGTCTGGAGCGGGGGTAACTCGGTGTCCACAAATCAGGCATTGACCCTCCCCGCAAGGCTCTTCAGTCGGGCGGTCATCATCGCCGGGATTGTCAGCGGCGCGTGGCAGATCGCACACGTCGATCCTCTCGGGGGGCACTGGACCGCCGTCCTCATTCTTGGTGGCCTGGGCGCGTTGGCACCGCTGACCACGGTGCGGTACGTCAGTAAGTTGCCTACCGGGATCGCCCACCAGGTTTCGAGCACTTTCATCTACGCCCTGCTGGCCGTCGCCAATCCGGGCATGGCATGTATCGCCGTGCTGATCGTCACCGTTTCGGATCAGGTGGTCTTCCGCCGAAACTTACTCCACGCCGCTTTCAACCTGGGGAATCTCTGGATCTCCCTTGGGGTCGCGAGCCTCGTTCGGCGGCTGCTCCTTCAGCAGACTTCCGGTGAACTGACGATCGCCCTCGCGCCTCTGGGTGCGGCCGTAGCGACGATGGTTGCGTTTGCTCTCGTCAATCACGCGTTGACGATCACAGTCGTCAGTCTCGTCAATCGAACCCCGATTCTTCTGCGAAAGTGGATCGCGATGGCGGGTGTCTACAACGAACTCCAGTGCCTGGTGTCCGGCCTGTCGATGGCGATCTTCTGGGTGATCCACCCCGCCCTCATCCTCTTGATCGCGCTGCCGGTTTTCGGGGTCAGCCTGCTGTTGGCGCGACTCGCGGGGAAGGAACGCAATCTGGAAGTCTCGGCCAGCGAACTCCACTCGCTCCAGAACCTCGGGCTGGAACTTGGAAAGGAACTCGACGAAGACAGACTGGAGGAGGCCATCCTTCGAATTGCCTGTCAGGCGCTTGAGGCGCCCTCTGCACTTCTCGCCCTTCAAGATGAAGATCGGTCGGGGCTCCGCGTTACGGCCCACCGGGGCCTGAGTGCCCCGGCCCCGGATCGGCTGGAGGCGTCTCTAGAAGAACTGAGACTCCCGGAGAGCGGCGCGGCGCTACTGAGGGGAGAGAGGGAGATTCCGAAATCTCTCAGAACGATCGGAACATATTCGCCGTCCATGCTTGTCGCCGGCCTCACCATCCTCGACAGACCCGCGGGCATTCTCGTTCTTTCTCACGATTTCCAGCGCCGGAGTTTTGATCGAGATGATCTGGCACATCTGGAAACACTCGTTCGATTCATCAACGTCTCGCTATCCAACGCGCGATGGTTGGCCGATCGTCGCGAGCTCGAGAACCAGATCCGACAGAACGAGAAACTCTCCGCGCTCGGCATCATGGTCTCCGGCGTGGCACACGAACTCAACAATCCGCTTACCTCCATCATGGGCTACGCAGAACTGCTGTTGCCGGAAGAGGACGACGGGCGTCGCCATGCGATGTTGAGCCGGATAGGAAGTGAATCGCGGCGGGC includes:
- a CDS encoding aminopeptidase, which encodes MNSAELGRLLDTVFAPQESDHGIALLVDLPDEARPDHPAWRRRRELADEWHRELKVVARERSLGPVSLFRFPNVRGNNADLPESARRSDSEGQDGPSESFETIFKTHSLFIAMTEFSATAPMKLAARRFGFRAATMPGFSEAMIPALRLDFVEIDQRCAALKARLDVADAAELIFEVEGTHHTLCLDLRHREATSSSGRLVQAGIAGNLPSGETYIVPYEGERDGDCSRTTGTMPLELDGELIYYRFERNQVVEVVGDGPVAAAERRHLDAEPGYRNLAELGLGVLGDYGIQPIGEILLDEKLGLHLALGRSDHFGGATGVESFSAPDKVVHIDRVYLPELQPRVRVRRVTLSREDPTVERILEDLLMQDGGYV
- a CDS encoding ATP-binding protein, with the translated sequence MSTNQALTLPARLFSRAVIIAGIVSGAWQIAHVDPLGGHWTAVLILGGLGALAPLTTVRYVSKLPTGIAHQVSSTFIYALLAVANPGMACIAVLIVTVSDQVVFRRNLLHAAFNLGNLWISLGVASLVRRLLLQQTSGELTIALAPLGAAVATMVAFALVNHALTITVVSLVNRTPILLRKWIAMAGVYNELQCLVSGLSMAIFWVIHPALILLIALPVFGVSLLLARLAGKERNLEVSASELHSLQNLGLELGKELDEDRLEEAILRIACQALEAPSALLALQDEDRSGLRVTAHRGLSAPAPDRLEASLEELRLPESGAALLRGEREIPKSLRTIGTYSPSMLVAGLTILDRPAGILVLSHDFQRRSFDRDDLAHLETLVRFINVSLSNARWLADRRELENQIRQNEKLSALGIMVSGVAHELNNPLTSIMGYAELLLPEEDDGRRHAMLSRIGSESRRAGKIVQNLLTFSRRHKPERSAVDLNRLCDELVEFREHEMKIRHIEFDLRLSRDLPTTFADAHQLQQVLINLVSNAEQAIEDTGRSGVISLETRTRGNTIQLDVSDDGPGMATEIAENAFLPFFTTKEVGRGTGLGLSICYGIIQEHDGHIDVDSSVESGTTFRITLPIVEADAAPVAVKEASTTPHTLAFRGRILVVDDESSILQGLSDFFLSAGWTVISARSGAEALEAVDTFEFDVLVVDLRMPGMDGISFYEWLGRVRPDLLSRVIFTTRDTGSPTTTEFLASLDNHVLMKPFEIEDLDRLIGGIVRSTGDPPIGHGSHSRFNEPKAP